CAAGACTCTTAGCCTATAAAGGACATTTTCCTAAACTGGAAGCGGATGTCTTTGTCGCCCCTGGCGCATGGATCATCGGTAAAGCTACTATCGCCAAACAGGCTAATATCTGGTTTAATAGCGTCATTCGCGCCGATGTGAACGAAATTGTAATCGGTAGCCGCACCAATATCCAAGATAACTGTACAATTCATGTTATGCCTGATGGCGCGGCCCTAATCGGGGCAGACGTTACCGTCGGGCATGGTGCAATTATCCATGCCTGTAGCATCGGCGACAACTGTTTGATCGGCATGGGGGCCATCCTATTAAATTACTGCCAAATTGGCAATAATTGTATCATTGCCGCTGGATCACTGATTCCGGAACATAAAATTATCCCTGACAACTCTTTGGTTATCGGTTCGCCAGGAAAAGTCATCCGCTTGCTTAGCGATGCAGAGCACGCACTGATTCGCGAGTCAGCCGTGTCATATTGTGAAGAAGCTGCCAACTATCGTTAATAAGGAGGATTCTTCGATGGAACAAACGCTGGTGTTGTTAAAACCGGATGCCATAGAGCGCGGGTTATGCGGCCAACTGATCGGACGCATTGAACGTAAAGGGTTTCGGATTGTAGCGCTAAAAATGATGCTCTTGCCACACGAAGTCGCGCTAAAGCATTATTCAGAACATCGTGAAAAGGACTTTTTTACTGAATTGGTCGCCTTCATTACTTCAGGCCCGCTTGCCGCCTTAGTCGTCGAGGGTGATAACGTCGTCCAACTAATGCGTAGTATCATGGGTGCAACAGATCCCGCTAAAGCTGCACCTGGCACAATCCGCAGCGATTATGCGACAAGCGTCCGATACAATGTCATCCACGGCTCAGACTCGCTCGATAGCGCTAAACGCGAAATTGCGCTATTTTTCAAGCCAGAAGAAATTTGCCACTAAAGAAGCAGAGGAGGATTTTTTGTGAAAGTTTATACCAAAACAGGCGATAAAGGATTCACCAGTTTATATACCGGTGAGCGAATTGAAAAGAACAGTCAACGTGTCGAAGCTTACGGCACAATCGACGAACTGACCTCTTCACTAGGACTTGCCCGCAGTTTGGCGCAACAGGAAGAAGTTCGCGATGCAATCTTGGCCTTACAGAAACAGTTAATGTCGCTGATGGCCGAACTGGCCAGCAGCGACAGTGTAGAAAAATATATCCAAGATATCCATGTCACCACTCTTGAGACAACAATTGATGTCGTGGAAGCGCAACTTCCACCGTTGCGCGAATTTATCATCCCCGGCGACAACCCAGCAGCAGCAGCGCTTAACATTGCACGCACGGTCGCGCGTCGTGCAGAAAGAGAAATCCTACGCCTGTCAAGCAC
Above is a window of Azotosporobacter soli DNA encoding:
- a CDS encoding gamma carbonic anhydrase family protein, giving the protein MHSRLLAYKGHFPKLEADVFVAPGAWIIGKATIAKQANIWFNSVIRADVNEIVIGSRTNIQDNCTIHVMPDGAALIGADVTVGHGAIIHACSIGDNCLIGMGAILLNYCQIGNNCIIAAGSLIPEHKIIPDNSLVIGSPGKVIRLLSDAEHALIRESAVSYCEEAANYR
- the ndk gene encoding nucleoside-diphosphate kinase, with the protein product MEQTLVLLKPDAIERGLCGQLIGRIERKGFRIVALKMMLLPHEVALKHYSEHREKDFFTELVAFITSGPLAALVVEGDNVVQLMRSIMGATDPAKAAPGTIRSDYATSVRYNVIHGSDSLDSAKREIALFFKPEEICH
- a CDS encoding cob(I)yrinic acid a,c-diamide adenosyltransferase, yielding MKVYTKTGDKGFTSLYTGERIEKNSQRVEAYGTIDELTSSLGLARSLAQQEEVRDAILALQKQLMSLMAELASSDSVEKYIQDIHVTTLETTIDVVEAQLPPLREFIIPGDNPAAAALNIARTVARRAEREILRLSSTEPVGEPLLKMVNRISDYCFVLGRLTAIPNT